The genomic segment ATCTTGATGCGTTCAGTCATGGTCGTGCGCCATCCTTGCAAGCAGGGGCCCGATGTCCTCCAGGGGCAGGACATGGTCCACCGGTGTGGCCGCCAGGGCGGCCCGGGGCATTTCCGGGGCCGTCGCGGTTTCGGGGGCCTGGACGATGGTCAGCCCGCCCGCGCGGGCGATGGCCGCCAGGCCCTGGCTGCCGTCTTCGTTGCCTCCGGTGAGCACCACCCCCGCCAGGGCGGGGCCGAAGGCCACGGCAGCGGACTGGAAAAGCACGTCCACCGAGGGCCGCGCGAAGCAGACCCGCGCCTCGGTGGACAGGGACAGGGTCGCGTCCTGCTCCACCAGCAGGTGGTAGTTGGCGGGCGCGAAATAGGCCGTTCCGGGTTGCAGGGGCTCCTTTTCGTCGGCCTCCTTGACCCGGATGCGGCAGCGGTCGTCGAGCAGCGCCGGGATGGAGCCGTCCGCCACCGGGCTCACGTGCTGCACCACCGCGATGGGCAGCGGGAAGTCGGCCTTAAGGGCGCCCAGCACCCGGGCCAGGGCTTCCAGCCCGCCCGCCGATGCGCCCATGACCACGGCCCGCAGGCGGCGCGGGCTCACGGTTCGGCTCCTTCGGGCATGCCGTGGGCCAGCTTGCGGCGGAAGATCTTCTGCCCCGGCAGCACCTGCTCGAAGGCCTGGGGGTGCCCGCAGAACTGCATGCTCTCCTTGGTGCCCAGGCACAAGAAGCCCCCCGGGCACAGGCTGTCGTGGAACAGGTCCAGGGCCCGGGCCTGGAGCTGGGCGTTGAAGTAGATGAGTACGTTGCGGCAGAAGATGAGGTGCATCTCGCCGAAGACCCCGTCGGTGACGAGGTTGTGCTCGGAAAAGACGACATGCTCGCGCAGGGCGCGGTCGAGCAGGGCCGAGTCGTAGCGCGCGGTGTAGTAGTCCGAGAAGGACGCCTCGCCCCCGGCGGCCTGGTAGTTGCGCGTGTAGTTGCGTATGGCGTCCAGGGGGTAGATGCCGTCCCTGGCCTGGCGCAGGGCTTCGGGGTTGAAGTCCGTGGCGTAGATGCGCGCGCGGCCTTCCAGCCCGGCCTCGCGCAGCACGATGGCCATGGAGTAGACCTCCTCGCCCGTGGCGCAGCCCGCGTGCCAGATCTTCACGAAGGGCCAGGTGCGCAGGCGCGGCACGATCTCCTCGCGCAGGGCGCGGTAGAAGGGCGGGTCGCGGAACATTTCGGTGACGTTGATGGACAGCGCGGCCAGCAGCGAGCCGAAGAATTCGCGCTCGGTCAGCGCGTGGTGCATCATGGCCGGGATGGAGGGCATGCCGGATAGTTCCATGCGGTGCAGCAGGCGGCGGCGCACATGGGCCCGCGAGTAGTTGCGGAAGTCGTAGCCCCAGCGCCGGAAGACCGCCTCCAGCAGGCAGTCGATCTCGATGCCCAGCACGTCGGCCCCGGCGTCGGGGGCGTCGGGGGCCTCGGGCGGCGGGGCGGGGGGCTGGCCGTTGCTCCTGGTCATCGGTACAGCCACACGCGCAAAAGCGAGAAGAGCTTGTCGGTGTCCACGGGCTTGGCCATGTAGTCGCTGGCCCCGGCCTCGATGCACTTGTTGCGGTCGCCCTTCATGGCCTTGGCGGTCAGGGCGATGATGGGCAGGTCCTGGAAGCGCTTGCGTTTGCGGATGGCGCGCATGGCCTCGTAGCCGTCCATCTCGGGCATCATGATGTCCATGAGCACGAGGTCGGTTTCGGGGTTGGCCGAGAGCTTTTCCACGCCCTCGCGGCCGTTGCGGGCGATGGCCACCTCCATGCCATGGGCCTCCAGGGCGCTGGACAGGGCGAAGACGTTGCGCATGTCGTCGTCCACCAGCAGGATCTTCTTGCCCGCGAGCATGGCCTCCTTGTCGTGGACCATGCGCAGCATGCGCTGCTTGTCCTCGGGCAGGTTGGCCTCCACGCGGTGCAGGAACAGGGTGGTCTCGTCCAGCAGGCGCTCGGGGGAGCGCGCGCCCTTGATGATGATGCTCTCGGCGTGGCGCGACAGCTCCTCCTCCTCCTCGCGGCTCAGTTCGCGCCCGGTGTAGACGATGATGGGCAGCCGCCCGGCCACGCCGTCGTTGCGGATGCGCCGCAAGAGCTCGAAGCCGGACATGTCCTTGAGGCCGAGGTCGAGGATCATGCAGTCGAAGGTTTCGGTCTCGAGCATTTCGTAGGCTTCCTCGCCGGTCTCCACGGCCACGGTCTCCACGTCGCCGTTGCCGATGAGCTCGCGGATGCTCTCGCGCTGGAGCTTGTCGTCCTCGACCACCAGAAGCCGTTTCACGGGCTTGGAGAGCACGCCCTCGATGCGCGCCAGGGCCTTGTTCACGGCGTCCAGGGTCACGGGCTTGGTCAGGTAGCCCACGGCGCCCATGCGCATGGCGTCCAGGGTTTCGTCGGCGGCGGACATGAAATGCACCGGGATGTGCCGCAGCTCGGGGTTGCTCTTCAGGCGGTCCATGACCGTCCAGCCGTCGATGCCGGGCAGGCCGATGTCCAGCACCACGGCGCTGGGGCGGTAGTAGTCCGCGAAGTGCAGGCCGGTTTCGCCGTCGCCCGCCACCAGGCATTTGAAGCCCCGGTCGTGGGCCATGTCCACGAGGATGCGCGCGAAGTTGGGGTCGTCCTCGACGATGAGCAGCGCGCGGTCGCCCTTCTTGATGGACTTGCGGTCGTCGGGAATCTGGTCCGTGGATTCCAGGGGCGCGGTGGGCTCGGCGGCCTCGGCGGGGGCGGGCCGGGGCTCGGGCGCCTGCTCGGCCTGGGCCTCGGGGGCCGGGGCGGGCCGGGGCTTTTGGGCCGGGGCGGGTGCCGGGGCGGCTGCGGCCTCGGCCCGGGCGGGGTCGGCCACGGCCCGCTCGGGGGCCGCCTGGGCGCGGGCGCGGGCCGCGCGCGTCTTGGGGGCCTGCTCCTGGCCGGGGGCGGGCTCGGGGGCGGTGTAGGTCTCGGGCAGGAACAGGGTGAAGGTCGAGCCCTGGCCCGGGGCGCTTTGCAGTTGCAGTTCGCCGCCCAAAAGCCGCGCCAGCTCGCGCGAGATGGACAGGCCCAGGCCCGTGCCGCCGTATTTGCGGCTGGTGGTGCCGTCGGCCTGCTGGAAGGCCTCGAAGATCACGGCCTGCTTGTCCTCGGGGATGCCGATGCCGGTGTCGGTGACGGCGAAGGCCAGGGCCGAGGCGTGGACCAGCCCGCTGGCCGCGAGGTTGGCCTCCGGGGCCGGG from the Desulfocurvus vexinensis DSM 17965 genome contains:
- a CDS encoding chemotaxis protein CheB → MSPRRLRAVVMGASAGGLEALARVLGALKADFPLPIAVVQHVSPVADGSIPALLDDRCRIRVKEADEKEPLQPGTAYFAPANYHLLVEQDATLSLSTEARVCFARPSVDVLFQSAAVAFGPALAGVVLTGGNEDGSQGLAAIARAGGLTIVQAPETATAPEMPRAALAATPVDHVLPLEDIGPLLARMAHDHD
- a CDS encoding CheR family methyltransferase, with amino-acid sequence MTRSNGQPPAPPPEAPDAPDAGADVLGIEIDCLLEAVFRRWGYDFRNYSRAHVRRRLLHRMELSGMPSIPAMMHHALTEREFFGSLLAALSINVTEMFRDPPFYRALREEIVPRLRTWPFVKIWHAGCATGEEVYSMAIVLREAGLEGRARIYATDFNPEALRQARDGIYPLDAIRNYTRNYQAAGGEASFSDYYTARYDSALLDRALREHVVFSEHNLVTDGVFGEMHLIFCRNVLIYFNAQLQARALDLFHDSLCPGGFLCLGTKESMQFCGHPQAFEQVLPGQKIFRRKLAHGMPEGAEP